ATGTTAGGCTGTTTAGCCGCTGGATGTTCACCAGCTTCTCATTGACTAACTTTGCTTGGTGCTTGGTGCTGGACAGATGATATACAACGCACCTATCACATGTTTGACTGAAAACAGATGCCTGCTTCTGCTGGGAAGTGAGAGCGAACAAACAAAACGGTCAAATTGCTACACAAGTTATAAAGGCTATAATAATAACTACTGATTACAACAGCTAACAGCATGCTGGCAAATATGTGATACAGATAATTGACATATGAATTCCCACTAAAACAAAGGATGACCCCTCATCATTTCATAGCAGTTCATACCTGTTCTGGGTCATACACCATCAGGCGATTCTGGTACTGAGCTGTGTTTGTCACTCCACCTGGAACACAAAGGAACAACAGCCTGGGCTtttatgtgagtgtgaaagaTGCACGTGCAGAACATTGAAATATGCATGAAGAGCTGTGTCGTCGCTAAATGTCAGGGATGTGTCCAGTATGTGTTTAGTGAAGGTATAGGGAATGCATCTGAGGGAATGTGCgtgtctcttctctttcaccAGCATGTACCTGAGACCCAGAGAAGGTTGTCAGCCACACAGCCAGCATGGCAGGACAGTGAGCGGTCAAAGGGTTGGACAAACATCCATTTGTTCCTCTTGGGACAGTAGCGCTCCACTGACGGCAGCACCTGCCTCAGCTCGTTCCTGCCCCCCACTGCATACAGGTACTGCCCGAGAGCTCCCAGGACAAAGTGTTCTCTGCAGGCCTTCATGGGGGCTATCTCAGTCCACCGATTGCCTCTGGGGTCGTACCTACAGGCAGACCTCACTGCACACGTCCTCCCGGTGGCATGCTCCACCTCACCACCCACAACGAACAGGAAGTTCCCCATTACGGCCACACAGTGGTGGCTGCGCCCCGTGGGCATGGGTGCCAGTTCGCTCCAGTTCGACCCCCCCGCGACACGCACGTGGTCCTGTGCAGCTGGGTTGAAGTACCGCAGCTCCCTGACTCTGCTCACCTCCCGCTTCCGCCCACCGACTATGTAGAGGGTGAGAGACTGGAAGCGGGGCCTGGTGCGGGCTGACTGGCGAAGAGGCTGAGCAAAGGTGGCGTGATGGTAGTCCAGGGCCTCGTCCACCAGGGCGGCAGCAGTAGGGCTGGATTGGACCAGAGGGTGGCTACGGGCAAGGTGGTGCAGGGTGGGGACGTCCATCAGGCCATAGCGGACATGCTGTAGAAGATCCTCAGTGTACTGGTATCTGCAGTCATGTTCCAGCCACAGAACCACCAActagaggcagagagagaaaagtagaaCAGTTATGAAATCACTCAGAGAGAAGATGGAAGGAGTCAAGGGTAGAAGGGgaagaaaagtgaagaaagagaCTTTAAGTCTGCGTGAAGGAGAATATCTAAGAACAGACGACAAGCAAACTTAATCATAATTATTTTTCTAGACACCTATGGGCTATTATGGCAAGGCTGAGGCAAGCTAGTgctgcatccacacacacacacacacacacacaagcatttaTTAATCAGCAGCATTCAATATACAGACTGTAAATATCCACAGGCGGCCTCCTTTTGTTTAATGCAGGCAAACTGGGTTGCGGAGAAGGGATTTAATTGAACTTGAGAGCAGCGGAAGGTTATTTAGCTGGAACGAGGTGTGAATGTGGGCGAGATGACTGGAGATCACCGATACCATTATCAGGGAAACAAAGTGGTTTTTAACGTAATCTGTGCAGAGACTGAGAACGTAGCACGGCGCCATAAAGGCACGTTTCGTGGGGAACAAAGGTGAGTAGCAACAACAAGAATGGATGACAATGGACAACTCAAAATTCAACTGATCgcatgtgatgtgtgtgcagcTACTTACTGTGTGCATTATCTCAGCTCTTCAAACAAAACTGCCTCTCCTTTCAACATCTGAAGGTGTGAATATGCAACAAACATACAAGTCAGGATTGTCTTTTTCTGCTATCTGTGCCACTCTCCTGTCTCTACCTCCCTTTTTCTATCGCTCAACCCaacccctctcctcctcataGCTCTGAAgtgacagtgtgtctgtgtgtgtgtgtgtgtgtgtgtgcgcgcgagCTCTATGGCAGCTGACTGTGAAGGTCACACGGCATCACACAACTTCCTCGGGGCACAGAATAAATCAactccttctccctccttctccctccgcgctgaaagagaaagtgcaggaaagagcgtatgtgtgtgtctgcgtgtgtgtgtgtgtgtgtgtgagtgaaaagGAGAGAGCGAGGGGAAGCGATAGCGAGGAGGGAGGTACGGGGAGGGGGAAGCTACAAAAAGGCAGAGCAAAGGATGGCAAGAAAGAAGAGTgagaaaaggggggaaaaagaaaaacaaagccagAGAAAATGTGATTTCCAGAGCGTGAGAAACTTTGAGTGACGATGATTGACGGCCAAGCTATATCGGTCTGGTATTGGCGGGCACAAACCCCCCACCCTTTTGGACGGTGGCCCCCGCTTGCTGTTCGCTTCCGTCTGATGCCCAAATTAACCTTCTAGGCGAAGTGAAGGAGGCCCAAAGCAGCCTAATCAGAGGCTGATTATGGCGGCGGCGGCTGGCTAAAGGGTCAGGGTAATTGTGCCATCAGAGGCCTGATTGTTTTCAATCAGACGGGCGGCCGAGTGACAGCTGGGGGATTGGGGCCCTGATGGAGCCGCGGTGGGCCTAATCAGAGacgagaagaggagaaagacagagaggtgggGAGGGAGAGGGTGAGGTGGAGGTTGGGGGCGGTTGATTGGTGCAAATGAACAGTCAAAACGGCAAGTCCCCATCCTGCACTGCCGCCTCACTCCACAATGCTGGCACTTCATCAGGATCGGACGCGCACGCAATCTGGACACGGACCGTACGTGCACGTGTGTGGTGAGCGCATCACACGCGTGCACGTACGGTCAGAAACAGTCATTCCTACTGCATATCCTCCTCAGTGATGTAAACAACCAGTGGGATGAGCATGGCAGTTtaatatgttgtttaatgtgttgttcCACGCAGTtctatggtgtgtgtgtgtgtgtgtgtgtgtgtgtgtgtgtgtgtgtgtgtgtgtttgagagagtgtgtgcgtgtgtgtgaagagtTAAGTGCCAAGATCCAATTTACAAGCAGAGGTAATTATttctcactttatttttattcaaaacatTACCTTAACACTAAACTTTAACACCTTAATCCTGCACCTCTTCATACCTGTGGTTGTAAGGAAAACCTGTGACTACACccacactggcacacacacttttccagTACCTTCCATATTTCCTCCTCGCTCAGAGAGGTGAGACGGTCGCTCTTCAGCACCTCCCTGAGGAGGCGGTAGGGCAGCTGCAGGGCCTCATCCTGCCGGTTCTGGCTCAGCTCAGACAGATGCTCCACCAGGAAGCCCACCACGGCCTCCTCTAGGGAGGGGAGGTGGAACAGGTCGGCCACGCGGTACAGCTCCAAGTAGTTTACACTGCTCAGCTCCTGAAGAAGGAATAAATGAACATATAGATGAATGCACAGCTTCGCCTTTGTCATGTGGGAAAAGGCTTGAGAAGCAGGTGACGGTTCAAGTGTGGTTAAAATACATCACAGTAAGTGATGACGACAAACCTGGCACCAGCAGCTACCACTCCGTCCCCCCCACCTCCAAATTTTGACAGACCCAGGTCAGATTCTATtagttgtgtctttgtgtgaggAAAAATCACCAAACAGGTTGATTTCAAGTgtttttgaaattaatttaaaactaCTAGTCAGAGTTACACAGTTAAGCGACATAGTTGCTTAACTATGATTTTCCTGTGACAGTTAAAGGACATTACAACATTACAGATGCCGAGtgtggagacagacagggaaaatgcacaaatggaagaaaaataaGGTCTGACTGCTGGAATAAGACTGCCATCTGCTGGCTGAACATTAGCACATGCACTACAGTACAATCACTTGCCATTGTGGTACATACTTTTACCTTTACAGGGGAATTCACTATATTTCATCACTACTGCTAGTTCACAAAGAAATCGAcgtaatgtattttattttgaaatgtcttaACCATTAaatttttaacaacaaataaaacgATGATGAACATTATACAAATAACACTAGCAACAAACATTTCAGTTCTACACACAGCACGTGTActgtgcctttaaaaaaaattcaatattCAATTAACTGATTTCTGTAAATCAATCTGCATCAGACTGGATGGTCCTGACTACCTgatatttttgattttgtaaaGCTAGCGTGTATTGGTGAATCAATGTTATTGGTCTTGACATCACGTACTCTAACCAAACAGCAAATATATCAGTCAGCTGATTTGACTTGGGTTGAGCAGAACCAAGCATGTTAATGAGATGAATGAACAGAAAAGGCTTAAGATTTATTCAGGACTCTGCTGTTTTGCTAATAGGAAATATGGACTAGCCAATACAAACCAAAAGGATCTTGCAACCACCAGATGGCACATTATAGCTAAGTTGATTATTGTAACTGGAGGGACTCTCATGGTGGAATACAGAGTTAAGATGTGACTATCTGGTGGCAGAGATCTCAGGATGAAATGAGACCTGTGCATTTTGAAACCACA
This genomic stretch from Anabas testudineus chromosome 16, fAnaTes1.2, whole genome shotgun sequence harbors:
- the klhl32 gene encoding kelch-like protein 32 isoform X2 translates to MPSEPSLREMLTGQRLCQSKSHQDSVLSALNQQRKDGLLCDVTLVAGEQKFHAHKAVLAACSDYFRAMFSLCMVESEADEVTLQGVTSVGLKHALDFAYTGQILLEPAVIQDVLSAGSHLQLLELLNLCSHYLIQELSSVNYLELYRVADLFHLPSLEEAVVGFLVEHLSELSQNRQDEALQLPYRLLREVLKSDRLTSLSEEEIWKLVVLWLEHDCRYQYTEDLLQHVRYGLMDVPTLHHLARSHPLVQSSPTAAALVDEALDYHHATFAQPLRQSARTRPRFQSLTLYIVGGRKREVSRVRELRYFNPAAQDHVRVAGGSNWSELAPMPTGRSHHCVAVMGNFLFVVGGEVEHATGRTCAVRSACRYDPRGNRWTEIAPMKACREHFVLGALGQYLYAVGGRNELRQVLPSVERYCPKRNKWMFVQPFDRSLSCHAGCVADNLLWVSGGVTNTAQYQNRLMVYDPEQDQWLARSPMLQRRVYHVMAAVRRQLYVLGGNDLDYNNDRILVRHIDSYNMDLDQWTRCSFSLLTGQNESGVAVHDDRIYVVGGYSIWTNEPLACIQVLDLSSEGREEVFYGPTLPFASNGIATCFLPAPYSTCPNLQTLQVPHHRIGAV
- the klhl32 gene encoding kelch-like protein 32 isoform X3 codes for the protein MSCREMLTGQRLCQSKSHQDSVLSALNQQRKDGLLCDVTLVAGEQKFHAHKAVLAACSDYFRAMFSLCMVESEADEVTLQGVTSVGLKHALDFAYTGQILLEPAVIQDVLSAGSHLQLLELLNLCSHYLIQELSSVNYLELYRVADLFHLPSLEEAVVGFLVEHLSELSQNRQDEALQLPYRLLREVLKSDRLTSLSEEEIWKLVVLWLEHDCRYQYTEDLLQHVRYGLMDVPTLHHLARSHPLVQSSPTAAALVDEALDYHHATFAQPLRQSARTRPRFQSLTLYIVGGRKREVSRVRELRYFNPAAQDHVRVAGGSNWSELAPMPTGRSHHCVAVMGNFLFVVGGEVEHATGRTCAVRSACRYDPRGNRWTEIAPMKACREHFVLGALGQYLYAVGGRNELRQVLPSVERYCPKRNKWMFVQPFDRSLSCHAGCVADNLLWVSGGVTNTAQYQNRLMVYDPEQDQWLARSPMLQRRVYHVMAAVRRQLYVLGGNDLDYNNDRILVRHIDSYNMDLDQWTRCSFSLLTGQNESGVAVHDDRIYVVGGYSIWTNEPLACIQVLDLSSEGREEVFYGPTLPFASNGIATCFLPAPYSTCPNLQTLQVPHHRIGAV
- the klhl32 gene encoding kelch-like protein 32 isoform X4; the encoded protein is MLTGQRLCQSKSHQDSVLSALNQQRKDGLLCDVTLVAGEQKFHAHKAVLAACSDYFRAMFSLCMVESEADEVTLQGVTSVGLKHALDFAYTGQILLEPAVIQDVLSAGSHLQLLELLNLCSHYLIQELSSVNYLELYRVADLFHLPSLEEAVVGFLVEHLSELSQNRQDEALQLPYRLLREVLKSDRLTSLSEEEIWKLVVLWLEHDCRYQYTEDLLQHVRYGLMDVPTLHHLARSHPLVQSSPTAAALVDEALDYHHATFAQPLRQSARTRPRFQSLTLYIVGGRKREVSRVRELRYFNPAAQDHVRVAGGSNWSELAPMPTGRSHHCVAVMGNFLFVVGGEVEHATGRTCAVRSACRYDPRGNRWTEIAPMKACREHFVLGALGQYLYAVGGRNELRQVLPSVERYCPKRNKWMFVQPFDRSLSCHAGCVADNLLWVSGGVTNTAQYQNRLMVYDPEQDQWLARSPMLQRRVYHVMAAVRRQLYVLGGNDLDYNNDRILVRHIDSYNMDLDQWTRCSFSLLTGQNESGVAVHDDRIYVVGGYSIWTNEPLACIQVLDLSSEGREEVFYGPTLPFASNGIATCFLPAPYSTCPNLQTLQVPHHRIGAV
- the klhl32 gene encoding kelch-like protein 32 isoform X1; amino-acid sequence: MPSEPSLSCREMLTGQRLCQSKSHQDSVLSALNQQRKDGLLCDVTLVAGEQKFHAHKAVLAACSDYFRAMFSLCMVESEADEVTLQGVTSVGLKHALDFAYTGQILLEPAVIQDVLSAGSHLQLLELLNLCSHYLIQELSSVNYLELYRVADLFHLPSLEEAVVGFLVEHLSELSQNRQDEALQLPYRLLREVLKSDRLTSLSEEEIWKLVVLWLEHDCRYQYTEDLLQHVRYGLMDVPTLHHLARSHPLVQSSPTAAALVDEALDYHHATFAQPLRQSARTRPRFQSLTLYIVGGRKREVSRVRELRYFNPAAQDHVRVAGGSNWSELAPMPTGRSHHCVAVMGNFLFVVGGEVEHATGRTCAVRSACRYDPRGNRWTEIAPMKACREHFVLGALGQYLYAVGGRNELRQVLPSVERYCPKRNKWMFVQPFDRSLSCHAGCVADNLLWVSGGVTNTAQYQNRLMVYDPEQDQWLARSPMLQRRVYHVMAAVRRQLYVLGGNDLDYNNDRILVRHIDSYNMDLDQWTRCSFSLLTGQNESGVAVHDDRIYVVGGYSIWTNEPLACIQVLDLSSEGREEVFYGPTLPFASNGIATCFLPAPYSTCPNLQTLQVPHHRIGAV